From one Triticum aestivum cultivar Chinese Spring chromosome 4B, IWGSC CS RefSeq v2.1, whole genome shotgun sequence genomic stretch:
- the LOC123091306 gene encoding NAC domain-containing protein 71, giving the protein MDYGFDGALQLPPGFRFHPTDEELVMYYLCRKCGGLPIAAPVIAEVDLYKFEPWRLPEKAAGGGPDSKEWYFFSPRDRKYPNGSRPNRAAGTGYWKATGADKPVGSPRPVAIKKALVFYAGKPPKGVKTNWIMHEYRLADVDRSAAARKKSNNALRLDDWVLCRIYNKKGVIERYDTPDSDVADVKPAPPPAAKIPRQGQYHAGPAMKVELSDYGFYQQPSPPATEMLCFDRSGSADRDSNSNHSMPRLHTDSSSSERALSSPSPDFPSDMDYAESQHAAGLAGGWPGDDWGGVIDDDGFVIDGSLIFDPPSPGAFARDAAAFGDMLTYLQKPF; this is encoded by the exons ATGGACTACGGCTTCGACGGCGCTCTCCAGCTGCCCCCGGGGTTCAGGTTCCACCCCACGGACGAGGAGCTGGTGATGTACTACCTGTGCCGCAAGTGCGGCGGCCTGCCCATCGCCGCGCCGGTGATCGCCGAGGTCGACCTGTACAAGTTCGAGCCGTGGAGGCTGCCGGAGAAGGCGGCGGGAGGCGGGCCGGACTCCAAGGAGTGGTACTTCTTCTCGCCGCGGGACCGCAAGTACCCCAACGGGTCGCGGCCGAACCGCGCCGCCGGGACCGGGTACTGGAAGGCCACGGGCGCCGACAAGCCCGTGGGGTCGCCGCGCCCCGTGGCCATCAAGAAGGCTCTCGTCTTCTACGCCGGCAAGCCCCCCAAGGGCGTCAAgaccaactggatcatgcacgagtaccgcctcgccgacgtcgaccgctccgccgccgcccgcaagaAGTCCAACAACGCTCTCAGG CTGGATGACTGGGTGCTCTGCCGAATCTACAACAAGAAGGGCGTCATCGAGCGGTACGACACGCCGGACTCCGACGTCGCCGACGTTaagccggcgccgccgccggctgccAAGATCCCGCGGCAAGGCCAGTACCACGCTGGGCCAGCGATGAAGGTCGAGCTGTCCGACTACGGGTTCTACCAGCAGCCGTCGCCGCCGGCCACGGAGATGCTCTGCTTCGACCGGTCCGGGTCGGCGGACCGGGACTCGAACTCGAACCACTCCATGCCGCGCCTGCACACGGACTCCAGCTCCTCGGAGCGCGCGCTGTCCTCGCCGTCGCCCGACTTCCCGAGCGACATGGACTACGCGGAGAGCCAGCACGCCGCCGGCCTCGCCGGGGGGTGGCCGGGCGACGACTGGGGCGGCGTCATAGACGACGACGGGTTCGTCATCGACGGCTCGCTGATTTTCGACCCGCCCTCGCCGGGCGCCTTCGCCCGCGACGCCGCCGCGTTCGGCGACATGCTCACGTACCTGCAGAAACCGTTCTGA
- the LOC123091305 gene encoding uncharacterized protein: protein MAPPPPLDEDDDYEDPLEEAICAQRVRLSEREVCNLWDNFLPRAELIGAPFVTRLTSTMIDRHVMKLPKSLSESCGIEADEEGYAGIRLTARDPVTTCAYSVETDGRTHLSTDGWKSFLVDKNLHVGQAILITIRKTNRQGLKMMIVIDII from the exons atggcgccaccaccaccacttgatgaggatgatgactatgaagacccaCTTGAGGAAGCCATCTGTGCTCAAAGAGTGAGGCTGAGCGAAcgggaggtgtgcaacctatgggacaactTTCTGCCACGTGCTGAGTTGATCGGGGCGCCATTCGTGACCCGTCTGACAAGTACCATGATCGATCGACATGTCATG aaattgccaaagagcctatctgagagttgtggCATCGAGGCTGATGAAGAAGGCTatgctggaatacgccttaccgcaagggacCCCGTCACTACTTGTGCGTACAGCGTGGAAACGGACGGTCGCACACATTTAAGCACAgatgggtggaagagcttcctcgttgacaagaatcttcatgttggacaggccatccttaTTACTATCAGGAAGACCAACCGTCAAGGCTTGaagatgatgatcgtcatcgatatcatctaa